The Drosophila nasuta strain 15112-1781.00 chromosome 2R, ASM2355853v1, whole genome shotgun sequence genome segment tattattattattaatattgaagAGCACAACAAAACACTCTCGACCACAATCCAAAAGCAGCAAGTAGCAAAAAACTACATTAATtatatagatatttttttgatattcatattcatattatatttatatattgtatgtatttaaacaaaaaaaaagagaggtAAGCATATTAAATgaagaaattaattaacaattgaATTGAGACGACTGAAATGTCAAAAGGTCACAACATTTAACACAtttacaaatgcaaaaaaaaattaaagtagaagtagaaaacacacacatacacacgacattgaaaaaaaataacggTAAACCTtatgcggctgctgctgctgatgctatCTCTTTCCACAGCAGAAgagaggcggaggcggagaaGAAGAGAAGCACAAAGGCAACTCCCAAAATTCGTTGGATTGcaggatgtgtgtgtgtgtcaaatgttgttgtaagtgtgtgtgtgattcgtgtggtgtgtgtgtgagggggaGGGAAACGGGGGTAATATTTTTTGCAGTTGGCTTTTAGCTTATTAATTTGTGAATTTCTTGTTTGCTTTATAGAATATGCTTGTGTtcgtgttgcttttgtttgtttgctgttgttgttgctgttttgctgttgttgttgcgctgcatcgttcgttcgttgttgttgttgttgacgttgCTTTAggatttttttgttgtttgatttgatttttggattttggattcatttttgttggttggttgattttgttttttggttgttttttttttttttttttttgtttgttgttgagcTCACCTGGTAAATTTTGTAGCGGCTTGACGTGCTGGGTGCCAGGAGCGTTGGGACGCGTTGGTGCCACCCCACGGACCCCCCCGGTTGCTGCCGGCGCCCCCTGAGCGGTGGCCGCCCCCCGATgagccgccgccgccgccgcctgtCCCACCGCCGGCGCTGCCGCCGCCTGTGGCGCTTGTTGGGCCCCCAGACGACTGATGCTGCCACGTTGGCCAACGACTCGGCCACGCGGCACTGTGATTCCATGGCCACGTCCAGCCCCCTAATTatcatcatcaccaacatcatcatcatcatcatcaccattcatcatcatcgtcatcatcatcatcatcatggcATGCatgcatgtgagtgtgtgtgtgtgtgagtcgaGTGTGCATGAttgttgagtgtgtgtgtgttgtgtgtgcgtgtgtgtgtgtgtgtgtggtttttcgatatattttccATAGCGagagcgaagaagaagaagtttCCACATTTCCATATTCACAGTGTGTTTTTCCAGGTTTTTGCGAGATGcgttgcgttttttttttgtttttgtttttggttcgATATCGAATttgtttgcagtttttttggttttaacaATTGGAATTTTtgtacataataatatatatataaaatcgtGTGTAGATATATATGGATCGCCAAGATAATTTGTCAAATTTTTGTTGGTCAGagaaatatacattttggattttgttttggaattttgAAGTTCAATGCAATTgcgaatttcgaattttgttttgcggaGAGAAAAAGAGTGTTTTGATGGGCAAAATTTTCAATAACGGGTTTTacgatttttggttttttttagaATCGAAAAGTTTGTCGATAGTTTTTGGTTGATTTTTGGTcgttgtttggttttttggttggttgcattttttttggattgtttgggagtattttttttttttttggtggtaGAGATCATAATTTGTTAGgaattttgtttggttttttgacgaacatatatataatttttttgttttggtttttgttgcaaagttttgaaaatttttgttgttaccgaaaaacaaatgattttttttttggtttgtatATATAAGAGTATATAACAagaacatatataaaaaagaaaagaaagaaaagaaaaatcgaaataaacGCGTTAGATTCTTGTATtttacatacaataatatctaTATGTggtaagtatgtatatattaagttatatgcaatgtattttgttgtattgtctggttttgttttcgtttatttatgtatgaaaAATTACGTCTGATTTGAGAAAAGAATgctaatataataatatagtagttgtataataaatgtattgttttgtatattcattaattaattaattgagtGCTCGAGATgagcaacaaatgcaatttgtacTGCCTCTAATATatggtataaatatatattatgtatgaACAAATCACAGCGCAAGAATTGAATCCAAGTTAACTAACAacttttcgtttcgttttggtttttgtttttagagTTCTGCTGCTTGCGATTGACacaatatcaaaaataaaactctttttactaaatttgtcaatttgtagagtacaacaaataaaaacattaaaaatataaaataaataaataattattaaaagcGTAGAGCGTTTGGGCGTTacttaaaagtatgctatgatatttttttgtttaactaaaagcagtttgttttttcttaccaactaaaaacaatgattgatttaaaaatatacaattaacCTAAAAAGCGTAGCAGTAAAAAGCACCTGATGCATTAAAGCGTAATTAGAAATAACtaaagcataataataaagcgcagctgttttttttggttggttttttgttttgattaaatATAGGTTAATGGCAAAATAAGCGATGCAAAgcgtaaaaataataaataaataaattctccTTTTCGCAGGTTAATGGCCAAAAGATGcgtgcatttgttgttgttgttcttgaaCGTTTTTGTGGGGTATGaggatttgttttttgttgtgcgaTTGTTTTTTTAGGGTGCATGTGGTGGGTGGTgtgatgttgttgtgctgcACTTTGTTAGTCGTTGGcagcaatgtttttttttttttgtggtgtcgtgcataaaaaaataaacaaaaggtTGAcacaattaacaataaatttggACTGAAGCGAATTGAagcattaaattaatacaaaaagctgaaataaaaagtgattaattttcttcttttttatttttgttgggcTAGCTGAAgcataataattgtttaaaaaaattaaggcgtcaaatttatttgtagtattcaAAAAGCTACGGATCGACAATAGTACAAATTAGctacaataatataattcGCATGTGTTTTCTGTGTGGACGTGTGACTGTAACTGTGACTCTGATGTTTCAATGTGACTGGTAAGTGTGACCGACTATCAGTTACTTATTTTCTTTGTAACGGGTAGATGCAACTTGGTTGACTGTTTGGTAACTGTGACTGTTGTTGGTAACTGTGACTGTTGTTGGTAACCGTGACTGGTAACTGTCACTGGTAATAAACtgtgattgttgttggtaACTGTTACTCGTAAATGATTGTTGTTGGTAACTGTCACTAATAACTGTGACTGTTGGTAACTGCTACTGGTAACGGTTACTCGTAACTGTGAGTGTAAGTGTAAGTAAGTGTTTCTGGCAACtgtgattgttgttggtaATTGTTACTGGTAACTGTGACTACTGTTGGTAACTGTTACTTGTAACTGTGACTGTAACTGGTAACTGTGACTTTTGTATTCAGTGTGTTGATTGATGTGTTGTTTGtggttttttgtgttatttacGAGGATGACGCACCATAACCACCGTGGAATTGACCGTGCCACTTGCTTGGGCTCTTGATGGACGCTGCGAAGCGTTTACGGAggtgccgccgccgccgcctgcATTGGTAGGCATGGCAACAGCTGTGCTGTTGTTgacgctgctgccgccgccaccgccggcACCTCCATTGCCGCTCGCATTGTTCGGATAATCGTAATAACTGTAATCGCCCTCATAGAAACGATAGACGTCATCATAGTACGAGTCAGCGCCAAAGCCGGGCCGATAGTCCGAATAGccaaaataatcataatcgtAGTCTAGTTTTGCGGGCGGAAGGAGTTAGggttttgttttagttaaAAGGAATGACAGAGGGGGgtaaggtgtgtgtgtgagtgggagGGTGGTTAtacgtgtctgtgtgtgtgtgtgtaattccTAAACTCTTTGCTTCAGTCGAATTGTTTCAATCGAATTGGGCGCGTGCTAAACGCAATTGATGAATTGAGAATTGAGGGGGTGGGTGGGTGGTAAGGAGGAAGAGGGGGGacgggcacacacacataataatGTTGGTTTGGTTTTAAGTAGTATTGAGTATTGAGAGAGatggctttgttgttgtttgggttACTTACCGGTGATAAAACATCAAACAGTATACAGGGTGCTTAACATTCGCTACACAGAGAACACAATTGCAACGTTTAATTATGATATAAACACAGAGCTATGAACAACGTTTAGAGGTTAGAGTCTAACACTAGTTTTTTATGTACTGTTatcattatcaaattattattattatcattatcaaaagtattattgtcattattatagttcagagagcgagagagtttcagcattttgattttaagtttgggaaggagagagagagtacgggaaaaggaaaataattAACGTACAACATTGAAAAAGAATTCGCTGacatgcaaaataaacaaaaaaataaatggagaGAGAGCATTATCATATAATAGtaaaaaagagagagcgagaagaGAACTTGCAAATATGAAACATTTAGATATGATCTCAGAtatgaaaagtaaaagaaattgAGGTTATGTTTCAATCAAAGTGAGGttatgtgtgtgcataaatTGAATGCCAATTCTCAAATGTCGAATCTAGCTGGATACTGTTATTTAAGActaggtttttttttgggtgttgTTGGTTGTGCTAAggtatgttgtgtgtgtgtgtgtagatgtaatctgtgttcgtgtgtgtgtggaggggGGTCGGGCACGAGCGTACATGTTAGTGGGCAGCGCGCTTACTAAccttatatatatagatatataaataactaacTAAATTATATAGTTGTATATTAGatatgagagagagaggtagagaTAGAGACGATATATAAAACGATAAAAGTGATGAGAGATGAAAAACCGATGATAGAACTTAAACTTGTAAGCTGCAGACCAATTAgttagttgtagttgtagttggtatttgtttttaatcattgtcgaacaacagcaactttcAGACTTGAGGGTTAGTTATTCGCTGTGGTAGCTTTAGTAGCAATACATTTAACTAAAAGTTAACGCTAAAACGCATAACCTAACCACGTTTTGACTACGTACAAAACAACTACACAAGTAACATTATCGATTATCAATCGTAATTGTTATCTCCTGCATTAttataatgattattaatCTCGTTCTTGTTCTGTCTCTCATTTTCAGGGAGCCACAGCTCTCGTTATaaaacatatatagtatatacacaaaaagatatatatatgatcTTTTTCTTGGTAGGTGGTTTGTCACTTATTTTGGGGCATATTTGCCCAACTTACCGTATTCACGGGGCATCGGCGTGCGCAGCGGCATACGCGCCCCTTGTAGACGCATTGGCGTTATGGACATCATGCTGGGATGTGTCGGCGACAGGTTTCTGTATGGAGACAATGTTTCAAATCTTTACAaggcaacaacacacacagagcaatATGAGGATCAAACGAGAGTAAATGATGTTGTGAGATGATGATATATGTTGTTTATGATGGGGAGTTTGATTGAAGTTTAATCGAGAACAAAGAAGTAGAAGTAGTTGGTGTGTGGTTTGGTTTGGAGGTTGGGGGGGATCATCCATTGTGATCACGGGCcgataaaaagaaagaaaatataagaaaaaaatacaaattaatataaattgaattatcgAGAGATAATGGCGTCttgaaaagcaaacaattttctcaattttgtttttcgaaATGAGCCCAATTTTCGTATGCAACGAATTCagttttaagattttttgaattttgcgcCAATTTAAcgtattgttattgttgttgtgctagACAAGGAtcaagtgtgtatgtgtgatgtgtatgtaaaatgtaaaagtgTTGCGATGAACTTACCCAACGATTGCTGGACGCGCCTGCATCATTTGCATCATGCGTCTTTCGCGTGCGCGCAGAATTTcctcctttttctttttgtccGATGGCGGTTTGGCGAGTGAGACCTgatcatataaatataaattagtatataattatagtattttatttgaaagtaGACTCTTACCTCAATATTCGAGGCGCCGACCTCCTTGCCATTAAGGCCACGCATAGCTTCGACGGCGCTATCACGATCCTCAAAGTGTATAAAGGCATAGTCTTTAATCTTCTTAACGCGTTCCACTTTGCCATATTGCTCGAATTGTTCCTGTTATAATATAAtcgcaattatttatattgaaattggttttgttaatctatatctatatctatatagcTTACCTTTAGTTTTTCCTCTGTTACGTCTTGCGTCAGATTTCGCACGTAAAGCACTTTAACCTTGGACATTGTTTGTTCATCCGGCTCCTCCTGTGGATCGGCCCAGTCGACTATAATATCACATCCCCAAACCTGTTgcagaaatatattattattattattattgattatatataataaatattaagtatacttGCCTTAATTCTACCAGTGCCAAGTCTCCGTTTGGCCAGAGAAGCCGCCTTGTGTGACTCGTATTCGAGAAAGCAGAAGCCGCGATTCTTTTTCTTGTCATCCGGCGAGCTATAGATGATCACCTCGTAGAGGCCAGCTATACGATGGTAGTTATATCGTGATTAAGAATCATATTTGGAATAAGTTATGAAATCTCACATTATTTATCTATTAATGCCAGAGAAGAACTCTCTCTGGACTTTGAGAGTAACTCTACTaaaatgattatgattaatttttggtttttttttttgttcacacacacatatagagaaatacaacaaaaaagtatttgtattGACAGCATTTAAGTATGTGTAAGTGtaacagtgtgtgtgtgagagagacagTGTATgtgatagagagagatagtatgtatatgtatgtggcTATATGTGATGATCTTTAAGAAGAGCGTCAAGAATCGCCgcactcttttttttctttttttttcaagtttAATATTATCGATTTTGAAAACCAATGCCAACAAATTCCTGCTTTAGTTACaactttttcaaatatttttgaataaatataaatgcgCTAAGCTaaacgtattttttttttgtgtttttgtttatgaagAGAGTTGTTCACATAGAGAAAGATacataatgtatatatgttatatatataaagagagagaaggagaaagaaGACACATTTAGAACATTAGAAAGTAAACGAAAATGAACTTGAATTCTGAGATTGattttttaaactaaaaataatacgCTTATTGTAGAGAGCACACACTGAGCTTTGTTTTTtgattaacaaaaacaataataggATAGTatacactgagagaaagacagatatatgtatatataagtagTATTATAGCGAGAATTAGAATTTTGTATTCTTCGATCAAGAGTTGAGTAGAGAAATAATGGGTGGGGGGAGGAGGGTTACACGTTTACAGAAAGTGTAGTTTCTCCAGTCATTACCACAGTTACAATCGCTTATCGATATCGATGTCGATCATACGATTTTAGTACacgaattgttgttgtttcttcaagtaaaaaagctaacCAAATTGGTTGgggtttcatttttttttttgttggttgtgtGTGCGCGATTTTGGGTTGtctttataattaatatatatatatatataggttTTGGATATATAagtagtatattatatatattgtttatatgTATGATAGAAGACGGCTGcgctaaaaaaaataaccaaaaaaaagtatgaggctttttttgtttcgtttttcaaaaatattcaaaaattgtgtttctatttttttttttaacttttcttttttgcttttggcgaATTGTTTAGCTACAGGTTTTCAATTGGGCACGTTAAACAAATCATAAGTTGAATGTgttacaattaattttttgttgtatttgctaGCAGAAAATAGATAGAGAGGACAGAGTTTTGAAAGTGGGGTGAAGGGTAGACGACAAAGGTTCTGTTTGTTGTCTGTTTTTGGGAGAGTAaaacttccacaatttgtgAACTGTGGAAATTTTACCCGttagttactttttttttgttcgattttgaaagcattttaaaagcgaaaattgcaaaacaaaaatccaaTTTATACACTCGTtattctcttttgtttttttggtggcTGTCTGCAAGTATCGCCCCTAAAAAGTTTACCTTGCTTTTCGTTATAACCAATTTTAATTACCAATTCTCTGGGGGGAGTTTCTGTTGGTCGGTTTTTTGAGGGGGGATTTTTATATAGCtggtttcatttgttttgtttttttttttctttgttttgtttggtttttggtttattttttttttttttgatcaCTTACGTGCATGTTTAGAAAATTCCTCAATTAATTCGTCACGATCTCTAGTTTTAGGTATATTGCCGACAAATAGCCGGTGATTGTTAAATGATATCGTAACACCAATCTTTTTGCCTTTCCgaatttcaaaatcatttaGCTGCAATTGTTTAAAAGttcacacaaaacaaaagaaaattttggTTTGCTATGAAAAAATTTGTATCCATTTGGTATTgcgacttttttttttttttttggtgacaatttgggtttggttttttttatttttttggtggtGGGGTGAAAATTATGGTTTGTATATGTACTGTGAGTGTTTAGAGTGGGTGGTGATGTGATTGTGGGTgggtttttattgttttttaagtgGTGTTCTGTGTGTTgacttaaaaaaattgtaagaTCTAAACTTAGCCTTAGGGTAAGTATAATTCgttttaaattaagtatttcACTTTCGAGAGTGCGTGCCAAATAAAAAggaatttataaaatatatatatatttttctttatgaaatttgtagctattattaaatttgttgtcgTTCAActaataattgtttatttgtacgtgttttatttttactaccgaaatgaattgaattttatatatttgacgCCGAAAAGTCATCCGAAGTTTGCTCTTTTAAAGCCACATCTCATCTTACCTTTTATGGGGAagcaatataatttttatttcgttttgcGTTTACCAATTTCAGATGACCTTATAGCGGTTGGgtatttgtataataaaaaagaagccTATATAGTAGATATATAAGTAGTAAATATGCAATGCATAGGGaattttgcgataat includes the following:
- the LOC132786815 gene encoding heterogeneous nuclear ribonucleoprotein R isoform X4; the encoded protein is MNKFVAHNLSRGTYRAYNSEIYPSRPNSMGQHGEMAEGNGELLDDINQKADDRGDGERTEDYPKLLEYGLDKKVAGKLDEIYKTGKLAHAELDERALDALKEFPVEGALNVLSQFLESNLEHVSNKSAYLCGVMKTYRQKSRASQQGVPATASTIQVKGPDEDKIKKILERTGYTLDVTTGQRKYGGPPPNWEGNVPGNGCEVFCGKIPKDMFEDELIPLFEDCGVIWDLRLMMDPMTGTNRGYAFVTFTNRDAAVNAVRQLDNHEIKPGKCLKINISVPNLRLFVGNIPKSKGKDEILEEFGKLTAGLYEVIIYSSPDDKKKNRGFCFLEYESHKAASLAKRRLGTGRIKVWGCDIIVDWADPQEEPDEQTMSKVKVLYVRNLTQDVTEEKLKEQFEQYGKVERVKKIKDYAFIHFEDRDSAVEAMRGLNGKEVGASNIEVSLAKPPSDKKKKEEILRARERRMMQMMQARPAIVGFETLSPYRNLSPTHPSMMSITPMRLQGARMPLRTPMPREYDYDYDYFGYSDYRPGFGADSYYDDVYRFYEGDYSYYDYPNNASGNGGAGGGGGSSVNNSTAVAMPTNAGGGGGTSVNASQRPSRAQASGTVNSTVVMGAGRGHGITVPRGRVVGQRGSISRLGAQQAPQAAAAPAVGQAAAAAAHRGAATAQGAPAATGGVRGVAPTRPNAPGTQHVKPLQNLPVVGKRKFDGGHQNPADVKRRYQSGLIGNGGSWGSLPLPQQPLGTNGEQWYMDTFSAWS
- the LOC132786815 gene encoding heterogeneous nuclear ribonucleoprotein R isoform X3, with product MLANIAQLVVAPAAATAASAAVVAKDCDMMKPQQQQQQQQLARGAKMAEGNGELLDDINQKADDRGDGERTEDYPKLLEYGLDKKVAGKLDEIYKTGKLAHAELDERALDALKEFPVEGALNVLSQFLESNLEHVSNKSAYLCGVMKTYRQKSRASQQGVPATASTIQVKGPDEDKIKKILERTGYTLDVTTGQRKYGGPPPNWEGNVPGNGCEVFCGKIPKDMFEDELIPLFEDCGVIWDLRLMMDPMTGTNRGYAFVTFTNRDAAVNAVRQLDNHEIKPGKCLKINISVPNLRLFVGNIPKSKGKDEILEEFGKLTAGLYEVIIYSSPDDKKKNRGFCFLEYESHKAASLAKRRLGTGRIKVWGCDIIVDWADPQEEPDEQTMSKVKVLYVRNLTQDVTEEKLKEQFEQYGKVERVKKIKDYAFIHFEDRDSAVEAMRGLNGKEVGASNIEVSLAKPPSDKKKKEEILRARERRMMQMMQARPAIVGNLSPTHPSMMSITPMRLQGARMPLRTPMPREYDYDYDYFGYSDYRPGFGADSYYDDVYRFYEGDYSYYDYPNNASGNGGAGGGGGSSVNNSTAVAMPTNAGGGGGTSVNASQRPSRAQASGTVNSTVVMGAGRGHGITVPRGRVVGQRGSISRLGAQQAPQAAAAPAVGQAAAAAAHRGAATAQGAPAATGGVRGVAPTRPNAPGTQHVKPLQNLPVVGKRKFDGGHQNPADVKRRYQSGLIGNGGSWGSLPLPQQPLGTNGEQWYMDTFSAWS
- the LOC132786815 gene encoding heterogeneous nuclear ribonucleoprotein R isoform X7, translating into MAEGNGELLDDINQKADDRGDGERTEDYPKLLEYGLDKKVAGKLDEIYKTGKLAHAELDERALDALKEFPVEGALNVLSQFLESNLEHVSNKSAYLCGVMKTYRQKSRASQQGVPATASTIQVKGPDEDKIKKILERTGYTLDVTTGQRKYGGPPPNWEGNVPGNGCEVFCGKIPKDMFEDELIPLFEDCGVIWDLRLMMDPMTGTNRGYAFVTFTNRDAAVNAVRQLDNHEIKPGKCLKINISVPNLRLFVGNIPKSKGKDEILEEFGKLTAGLYEVIIYSSPDDKKKNRGFCFLEYESHKAASLAKRRLGTGRIKVWGCDIIVDWADPQEEPDEQTMSKVKVLYVRNLTQDVTEEKLKEQFEQYGKVERVKKIKDYAFIHFEDRDSAVEAMRGLNGKEVGASNIEVSLAKPPSDKKKKEEILRARERRMMQMMQARPAIVGFETLSPYRNLSPTHPSMMSITPMRLQGARMPLRTPMPREYDYDYDYFGYSDYRPGFGADSYYDDVYRFYEGDYSYYDYPNNASGNGGAGGGGGSSVNNSTAVAMPTNAGGGGGTSVNASQRPSRAQASGTVNSTVVMGAGRGHGITVPRGRVVGQRGSISRLGAQQAPQAAAAPAVGQAAAAAAHRGAATAQGAPAATGGVRGVAPTRPNAPGTQHVKPLQNLPVVGKRKFDGGHQNPADVKRRYQSGLIGNGGSWGSLPLPQQPLGTNGEQWYMDTFSAWS
- the LOC132786815 gene encoding heterogeneous nuclear ribonucleoprotein R isoform X2, whose translation is MLANIAQLVVAPAAATAASAAVVAKDCDMMKPQQQQQQQQLARGAKMAEGNGELLDDINQKADDRGDGERTEDYPKLLEYGLDKKVAGKLDEIYKTGKLAHAELDERALDALKEFPVEGALNVLSQFLESNLEHVSNKSAYLCGVMKTYRQKSRASQQGVPATASTIQVKGPDEDKIKKILERTGYTLDVTTGQRKYGGPPPNWEGNVPGNGCEVFCGKIPKDMFEDELIPLFEDCGVIWDLRLMMDPMTGTNRGYAFVTFTNRDAAVNAVRQLNDFEIRKGKKIGVTISFNNHRLFVGNIPKTRDRDELIEEFSKHAPGLYEVIIYSSPDDKKKNRGFCFLEYESHKAASLAKRRLGTGRIKVWGCDIIVDWADPQEEPDEQTMSKVKVLYVRNLTQDVTEEKLKEQFEQYGKVERVKKIKDYAFIHFEDRDSAVEAMRGLNGKEVGASNIEVSLAKPPSDKKKKEEILRARERRMMQMMQARPAIVGFETLSPYRNLSPTHPSMMSITPMRLQGARMPLRTPMPREYDYDYDYFGYSDYRPGFGADSYYDDVYRFYEGDYSYYDYPNNASGNGGAGGGGGSSVNNSTAVAMPTNAGGGGGTSVNASQRPSRAQASGTVNSTVVMGAGRGHGITVPRGRVVGQRGSISRLGAQQAPQAAAAPAVGQAAAAAAHRGAATAQGAPAATGGVRGVAPTRPNAPGTQHVKPLQNLPVVGKRKFDGGHQNPADVKRRYQSGLIGNGGSWGSLPLPQQPLGTNGEQWYMDTFSAWS
- the LOC132786815 gene encoding heterogeneous nuclear ribonucleoprotein R isoform X1 codes for the protein MLANIAQLVVAPAAATAASAAVVAKDCDMMKPQQQQQQQQLARGAKMAEGNGELLDDINQKADDRGDGERTEDYPKLLEYGLDKKVAGKLDEIYKTGKLAHAELDERALDALKEFPVEGALNVLSQFLESNLEHVSNKSAYLCGVMKTYRQKSRASQQGVPATASTIQVKGPDEDKIKKILERTGYTLDVTTGQRKYGGPPPNWEGNVPGNGCEVFCGKIPKDMFEDELIPLFEDCGVIWDLRLMMDPMTGTNRGYAFVTFTNRDAAVNAVRQLDNHEIKPGKCLKINISVPNLRLFVGNIPKSKGKDEILEEFGKLTAGLYEVIIYSSPDDKKKNRGFCFLEYESHKAASLAKRRLGTGRIKVWGCDIIVDWADPQEEPDEQTMSKVKVLYVRNLTQDVTEEKLKEQFEQYGKVERVKKIKDYAFIHFEDRDSAVEAMRGLNGKEVGASNIEVSLAKPPSDKKKKEEILRARERRMMQMMQARPAIVGFETLSPYRNLSPTHPSMMSITPMRLQGARMPLRTPMPREYDYDYDYFGYSDYRPGFGADSYYDDVYRFYEGDYSYYDYPNNASGNGGAGGGGGSSVNNSTAVAMPTNAGGGGGTSVNASQRPSRAQASGTVNSTVVMGAGRGHGITVPRGRVVGQRGSISRLGAQQAPQAAAAPAVGQAAAAAAHRGAATAQGAPAATGGVRGVAPTRPNAPGTQHVKPLQNLPVVGKRKFDGGHQNPADVKRRYQSGLIGNGGSWGSLPLPQQPLGTNGEQWYMDTFSAWS
- the LOC132786815 gene encoding heterogeneous nuclear ribonucleoprotein R isoform X5; the protein is MKMAEGNGELLDDINQKADDRGDGERTEDYPKLLEYGLDKKVAGKLDEIYKTGKLAHAELDERALDALKEFPVEGALNVLSQFLESNLEHVSNKSAYLCGVMKTYRQKSRASQQGVPATASTIQVKGPDEDKIKKILERTGYTLDVTTGQRKYGGPPPNWEGNVPGNGCEVFCGKIPKDMFEDELIPLFEDCGVIWDLRLMMDPMTGTNRGYAFVTFTNRDAAVNAVRQLDNHEIKPGKCLKINISVPNLRLFVGNIPKSKGKDEILEEFGKLTAGLYEVIIYSSPDDKKKNRGFCFLEYESHKAASLAKRRLGTGRIKVWGCDIIVDWADPQEEPDEQTMSKVKVLYVRNLTQDVTEEKLKEQFEQYGKVERVKKIKDYAFIHFEDRDSAVEAMRGLNGKEVGASNIEVSLAKPPSDKKKKEEILRARERRMMQMMQARPAIVGFETLSPYRNLSPTHPSMMSITPMRLQGARMPLRTPMPREYDYDYDYFGYSDYRPGFGADSYYDDVYRFYEGDYSYYDYPNNASGNGGAGGGGGSSVNNSTAVAMPTNAGGGGGTSVNASQRPSRAQASGTVNSTVVMGAGRGHGITVPRGRVVGQRGSISRLGAQQAPQAAAAPAVGQAAAAAAHRGAATAQGAPAATGGVRGVAPTRPNAPGTQHVKPLQNLPVVGKRKFDGGHQNPADVKRRYQSGLIGNGGSWGSLPLPQQPLGTNGEQWYMDTFSAWS
- the LOC132786815 gene encoding heterogeneous nuclear ribonucleoprotein Q isoform X6, which encodes MLANIAQLVVAPAAATAASAAVVAKDCDMMKPQQQQQQQQLARGAKMAEGNGELLDDINQKADDRGDGERTEDYPKLLEYGLDKKVAGKLDEIYKTGKLAHAELDERALDALKEFPVEGALNVLSQFLESNLEHVSNKSAYLCGVMKTYRQKSRASQQGVPATASTIQVKGPDEDKIKKILERTGYTLDVTTGQRKYGGPPPNWEGNVPGNGCEVFCGKIPKDMFEDELIPLFEDCGVIWDLRLMMDPMTGTNRGYAFVTFTNRDAAVNAVRQLDNHEIKPGKCLKINISVPNLRLFVGNIPKSKGKDEILEEFGKLTAGLYEVIIYSSPDDKKKNRGFCFLEYESHKAASLAKRRLGTGRIKVWGCDIIVDWADPQEEPDEQTMSKVKVLYVRNLTQDVTEEKLKEQFEQYGKVERVKKIKDYAFIHFEDRDSAVEAMRGLNGKEVGASNIEVSLAKPPSDKKKKEEILRARERRMMQMMQARPAIVGFETLSPYRNLSPTHPSMMSITPMRLQGARMPLRTPMPREYDYDYDYFGYSDYRPGFGADSYYDDVYRFYEGDYSYYDYPNNASGNGGAGGGGGSSVNNSTAVAMPTNAGGGGGTSVNASQRPSRAQASGTVNSTVVMGAGRGHGITVPRGRVVGQRGSISRLGAQQAPQAAAAPAVGQAAAAAAHRGAATAQGAPAATGGVRGVAPTRPNAPGTQHVKPLQNLPAGSALKTFMEGN